A single genomic interval of Psychroserpens sp. NJDZ02 harbors:
- a CDS encoding T9SS type B sorting domain-containing protein, with translation MIKKYSTIAFLFFIVISSSSGFNITESSNLNSDIKTNPFSDYTMSLSATGEECAGNGNIQIDINGSEIGATFEFLVYDTSDLATPLNSETVLEGPITSIDFTTNITTLNSGTYLIRATEIIGSIETIIEQEITVPNNIIPIAFDAIQESACLGTITVLLNSGNALEYRVKQAGALIETITQAEIDAGAESIFTDLAFGNYTIEVEDICGNVVAQGLNLLDLAPNYTPPYSYPINIDQDDCSETSLLINVLQELSTGGVTVNLDENFFPFDVTLTFDDDADGNDTVMTDTWTSPSQNGTYYNLPTQITSYPVTTQITDICGTVVYLSTRIFSGPPNLSLHKQTTQECGGQRLRFSSFRNFAFPITIEVVSAPPAFDINNDPNLYNPIFPVGSNISDPITNGNNLDLGDYNLSFPDGDYHFLIKDRCGRELNKYTSIENDSSPRELSIKTREGCGAAGNLEINIVKENSNELFSAASFNSLTITAAPASYTGPLVIDLSTAIVTNSYYGDFVYLYNLPTGDYSFLANTTCGYSLTGSKTINGAIVKNVDTTITSFCGSFNLHLNATFNITSPIFVLQKFNSVDGVWANINSANAELTNYVDNTDFFQDGQPSIILRNNQNNYGQFLTNSGSINNVTGSGLFRIYYSYATNSNQVRCYNTLKEFTIGDNNITLVDFTVVDCGSGTNDLFIDALGVNLSYELISKDGIPLNPTINNGNNPVFTDISPGLYVVQLSDDCGAITPFVINSNKSQPIVIKPYDLCIGEVGSLTVNTLSFIDVTWTKDGDPSFSASGNVLTFDTYSVTDTGTYNATLTDSTNPTSCINQTLSYTITNGPPNAGTGQTVDIAFIDTTLESLFDFITGPFDNFGTFTETTTIPSETLDESLWDATGLEAGTYTFDYTVDTGCNGIDSTTITITILESDLTAIDDAVLEICPSTVYDAIINVLDNDTYGQLPLVQTDFIVTTEVGDPSNIMTIDSMGNIDIAETSIAGQTYTLQYRITEITNSDNFDIAEVSITTKTITESICPSFPTSQTTVQCYDDIPSNTTLSQSEFEALGNADGVINNNSCGIIQILAENSLNTGNCNQVVTRTYTVREYLDTNNNSIFDTGDTEFYNIICTHEYLVNDTIAPVVMGIIANTTIDGCAASDATTPATTVAGLEAIGLSITDACVADANLTVTNSDTATGNYPTVVTRTYTIEDFCGNSSTATHTITIEDNENPTITCPTTVIVPVDNDICTASNVDLGSTPTGLDNCVIANITNDAPAIYPLGDTIVTWTATDATGNTATCLQVVTVQDNQNPTITCPITVTTIVDNGLCTASNVNLGIAPTGSDNCTVANITNDAPTIYPLGETIVTWTVIDGTGNTATCSQTVTVEDNQNPTITCPIAITVNADSGLCTASNVNLGTTPTGSDNCTIASITNDAPSVYPLGDTIVTWTATDSVGNTASCTQIVTVEDNENPTFTVPSDIQIFSDINQNYDASIAITGDVTDETDNCSIDIEATFFDTTIDGPCPGAFIITRTWSLMDTNGNSAIDQIQTITVSNSTILANQNLETYSICDDNTETDGDATNDSATFDLASQNSNVLNGLNSTDYTVSYYQNLEDAQLEQNTLSNQYENINNPQIIYTRVDDTAPGSDCYAIAELTLTVLPLPVIILEDQYILCRDTDGVQIIETHLNPINYSFEWYYNNTILPGETDASLTPTDYGTYTVIATNKTTACQSEPVSTTVVLSNPPVITAVTTLAFANQHDITITATNAAASLSMMYEFSIDGMQWVANTPNNNTYTFFNVTPGEHIITVRDTIGCGENTITVMIIDYPLFFTPNGDGTNDTWNIYSIKDQPDAIIYIFDRYGKLLKQLSPTGAGWDGNYNGNPMPTNDYWFTIQYREINTNVNKTMKSHFTLKR, from the coding sequence ATGATAAAAAAATATTCCACAATAGCTTTTCTATTTTTTATTGTAATAAGCTCAAGTAGCGGATTTAACATAACAGAATCTTCTAACCTAAACAGTGACATAAAAACTAACCCCTTTTCTGATTACACCATGAGCCTTAGTGCTACAGGGGAAGAATGCGCAGGAAATGGGAACATCCAAATAGACATTAACGGTTCTGAAATTGGTGCTACTTTTGAGTTTTTAGTATATGATACCTCAGACTTAGCAACACCACTAAATAGCGAAACCGTTTTAGAAGGACCAATTACTTCTATTGATTTCACCACTAATATAACAACCTTAAATAGTGGTACTTATCTTATTAGAGCAACTGAAATCATTGGAAGTATTGAGACTATTATAGAACAAGAAATCACAGTACCTAATAACATTATCCCTATTGCATTTGATGCCATTCAAGAAAGTGCTTGTTTGGGTACCATAACTGTATTATTAAACTCTGGTAATGCTTTAGAATATAGAGTTAAACAAGCTGGTGCGTTAATTGAAACAATTACCCAGGCTGAAATAGATGCTGGTGCGGAAAGCATATTTACAGATTTAGCATTTGGAAACTACACTATAGAAGTAGAAGATATTTGCGGAAATGTAGTTGCCCAAGGGCTCAATTTATTAGACTTAGCACCGAATTACACCCCGCCTTATTCATATCCTATTAATATTGACCAGGATGATTGTTCAGAAACTAGCCTACTTATTAACGTCCTACAAGAATTAAGTACAGGAGGTGTTACAGTTAATCTTGACGAAAATTTCTTTCCTTTTGATGTCACGCTAACTTTTGATGACGATGCAGATGGAAATGACACAGTAATGACTGATACTTGGACCTCCCCAAGTCAAAATGGAACGTATTATAATCTTCCAACGCAAATCACGTCCTACCCTGTAACAACTCAAATAACAGATATATGTGGCACCGTTGTTTATTTAAGCACTAGAATTTTTTCAGGACCACCAAATCTATCTCTTCACAAACAAACAACACAAGAATGTGGCGGACAGCGTTTAAGATTTTCCAGTTTCAGAAACTTTGCATTTCCAATAACAATTGAAGTTGTATCGGCACCTCCAGCATTTGATATTAATAACGACCCGAATTTATATAATCCCATTTTTCCTGTTGGGTCAAATATATCAGATCCAATCACTAATGGCAACAACTTAGATTTAGGAGACTATAACTTAAGCTTCCCCGATGGGGATTACCATTTTTTAATTAAAGATAGATGTGGACGCGAATTAAATAAATATACAAGTATCGAAAATGATAGTTCTCCAAGAGAATTAAGCATAAAAACAAGAGAAGGTTGTGGTGCAGCTGGAAATTTAGAAATTAACATTGTAAAAGAAAATAGTAATGAATTATTTTCCGCAGCTAGTTTTAACAGTTTAACAATTACTGCTGCTCCAGCAAGCTACACAGGCCCTTTAGTAATAGACTTATCTACAGCTATCGTTACTAATTCTTATTACGGTGACTTTGTATATCTTTATAATTTACCTACTGGTGATTACTCTTTTTTAGCAAACACAACATGTGGCTACTCTTTAACAGGTTCAAAAACTATTAATGGGGCTATTGTTAAAAATGTTGACACTACAATTACATCTTTTTGTGGAAGTTTTAATCTTCATCTCAATGCGACATTTAATATAACTAGCCCAATATTTGTGCTTCAAAAATTTAACTCTGTAGATGGTGTTTGGGCAAATATCAATAGTGCTAATGCTGAGTTAACCAATTATGTCGATAACACTGATTTTTTCCAAGATGGTCAACCTTCTATTATATTACGTAATAATCAAAATAATTATGGTCAGTTTTTAACTAATAGTGGTTCTATTAATAACGTTACAGGATCTGGGTTATTTAGAATTTATTATTCTTACGCCACAAATAGTAATCAAGTGCGCTGTTATAATACTTTAAAAGAATTTACAATTGGTGATAATAACATTACACTTGTTGATTTTACTGTGGTCGACTGTGGAAGTGGAACTAATGACTTATTTATAGACGCCTTAGGTGTCAACTTAAGTTATGAACTTATAAGTAAAGATGGTATACCACTTAATCCAACTATAAACAATGGAAACAACCCTGTTTTTACAGATATAAGTCCAGGCTTATATGTAGTACAATTAAGTGATGATTGTGGTGCGATAACTCCTTTTGTTATTAATAGCAACAAATCACAACCAATTGTCATTAAACCCTATGACTTATGTATTGGAGAAGTTGGATCTCTTACTGTTAACACCCTATCTTTTATTGATGTTACATGGACTAAAGATGGAGACCCTAGTTTTTCTGCTTCCGGAAATGTGTTAACATTTGACACCTATTCTGTTACAGACACGGGCACATACAATGCCACACTAACCGATAGCACTAATCCGACTTCTTGTATCAATCAAACACTAAGCTATACCATTACCAATGGACCTCCCAATGCTGGTACTGGACAAACTGTAGATATAGCATTTATCGACACTACTTTAGAAAGCTTATTTGATTTTATAACAGGACCATTTGATAATTTCGGAACTTTTACAGAAACCACTACAATACCTTCAGAAACACTCGATGAGAGCTTATGGGATGCGACTGGTTTAGAAGCAGGAACTTACACTTTTGATTATACTGTAGATACTGGTTGTAATGGTATAGACAGCACAACAATTACTATAACTATACTAGAAAGCGACTTAACAGCTATAGATGATGCTGTTTTAGAAATCTGTCCATCAACTGTTTACGACGCTATCATAAACGTATTAGATAATGATACTTATGGTCAACTGCCACTAGTTCAAACAGATTTTATCGTAACCACAGAAGTCGGTGATCCCAGTAATATTATGACAATAGATTCTATGGGAAATATAGATATTGCTGAAACAAGTATTGCAGGACAAACGTATACGTTACAATACAGAATTACAGAAATAACAAATAGCGATAACTTTGATATTGCTGAAGTGTCTATAACGACTAAAACTATTACAGAATCTATATGCCCTTCATTTCCGACTAGCCAAACAACTGTTCAATGTTATGATGACATACCATCCAACACAACATTAAGTCAATCTGAATTTGAAGCACTTGGAAATGCAGATGGTGTTATAAACAATAACAGTTGCGGAATTATTCAAATACTTGCAGAAAACAGCCTAAATACAGGTAATTGTAATCAGGTTGTAACTAGAACTTATACCGTTAGAGAATACCTAGATACAAATAACAATTCTATATTTGACACTGGGGATACCGAATTTTATAACATAATCTGCACACATGAATATTTAGTAAATGACACAATAGCCCCTGTTGTAATGGGTATTATAGCCAACACAACTATAGATGGTTGTGCAGCCAGCGATGCAACGACGCCGGCCACAACAGTCGCTGGCCTAGAAGCAATAGGTTTAAGTATAACTGATGCCTGTGTTGCTGATGCTAATCTAACTGTAACTAACAGTGATACTGCTACTGGTAATTACCCAACTGTAGTAACAAGAACTTATACTATTGAAGATTTTTGTGGAAATAGCTCCACAGCGACACATACTATAACTATTGAAGATAATGAAAACCCAACTATCACATGCCCAACAACCGTAATTGTACCCGTCGATAATGATATATGCACAGCTAGCAATGTAGATTTAGGTAGTACTCCAACAGGTTTAGATAACTGTGTTATAGCAAATATAACTAATGATGCCCCAGCAATATACCCTTTAGGTGACACCATAGTAACATGGACAGCAACAGATGCAACAGGTAACACAGCCACATGTTTACAAGTTGTCACTGTACAGGATAACCAAAACCCAACTATTACCTGTCCAATAACAGTAACTACAATAGTTGATAATGGATTGTGCACCGCTAGTAATGTCAATTTAGGCATTGCCCCAACAGGCTCGGATAACTGTACTGTCGCTAATATAACTAACGATGCACCGACAATTTATCCTTTAGGTGAAACAATAGTAACTTGGACGGTAATAGATGGAACTGGTAATACTGCAACATGCTCACAAACGGTCACTGTAGAGGATAATCAAAATCCAACTATTACCTGCCCAATAGCAATAACGGTAAACGCCGATAGCGGACTATGCACAGCTAGTAACGTTAATTTGGGTACTACTCCAACGGGGTCAGATAATTGTACTATAGCAAGTATTACTAACGACGCTCCTAGTGTTTATCCTTTAGGAGACACGATTGTAACTTGGACAGCTACAGATAGCGTTGGTAATACCGCATCCTGTACGCAAATTGTGACTGTAGAAGACAACGAAAATCCGACATTCACAGTACCATCAGATATCCAAATTTTTTCAGATATTAATCAAAATTACGACGCTAGTATTGCGATTACGGGAGATGTCACTGATGAGACAGACAACTGTTCGATAGACATAGAAGCTACCTTTTTTGATACAACTATAGATGGACCTTGTCCAGGTGCTTTTATAATCACAAGAACTTGGAGCTTAATGGATACTAATGGTAATTCTGCTATTGACCAAATACAAACTATTACCGTATCAAATAGCACCATATTAGCCAATCAAAATTTAGAAACTTATAGTATTTGTGATGATAATACAGAAACCGATGGAGATGCTACAAACGATAGCGCTACTTTCGATTTAGCTTCGCAGAATTCGAATGTATTAAATGGACTAAATTCAACCGACTATACAGTAAGCTATTATCAAAATTTAGAAGACGCACAATTAGAACAAAATACTTTATCAAATCAATACGAAAACATTAATAATCCTCAAATTATTTACACACGAGTAGATGACACAGCTCCAGGGAGTGATTGTTACGCCATAGCTGAACTTACTTTAACAGTACTTCCTCTTCCTGTAATTATACTAGAAGACCAATATATTTTATGTAGAGATACTGATGGGGTTCAAATTATAGAGACTCACTTAAACCCAATTAATTACTCTTTTGAATGGTATTATAATAACACAATATTACCTGGAGAAACGGACGCATCATTAACACCTACAGATTACGGGACTTATACTGTTATTGCCACAAACAAGACAACAGCCTGTCAAAGCGAACCTGTGAGTACAACAGTCGTATTAAGCAACCCTCCAGTTATAACTGCTGTCACCACTTTAGCTTTTGCAAACCAACATGATATAACAATAACAGCGACCAATGCTGCTGCTTCCCTATCAATGATGTACGAGTTTAGTATTGACGGAATGCAATGGGTTGCAAACACCCCAAACAATAACACGTATACCTTTTTTAATGTTACTCCTGGAGAACATATTATAACCGTAAGAGATACTATTGGTTGCGGAGAAAACACCATTACTGTGATGATTATTGACTACCCTTTATTTTTTACACCAAATGGAGACGGTACCAATGATACTTGGAATATTTATTCTATAAAAGATCAACCAGATGCTATAATTTACATCTTTGATCGCTATGGTAAACTTTTAAAGCAATTAAGTCCAACGGGAGCTGGATGGGATGGTAACTACAACGGTAATCCAATGCCTACAAATGATTATTGGTTTACAATTCAATACAGAGAAATAAATACCAATGTCAATAAAACGATGAAATCGCATTTTACGCTTAAACGCTAA
- the ggt gene encoding gamma-glutamyltransferase, with protein sequence MKKLILVTLIAVSFYSCKTDKNRGLIAEKAIVVSAREEASKIGTSILKQGGNVFDAMIATDLALAVCYPYAGNIGGGGFMVYRLEDGRFGALDYREKASKAATKNMYLDSLGHVIPDLSTKGALAVGIPGTIAGLFEVHDKFGTLPIETIMQPVIDLAKRGFVITKKDQAVLDEKRQVFLEVNKKPILFSKSWKANDTIKQPNLAKTLEAIMRNGRDEFYKGETAQKLAAFIQENGGIISTEDLASYEAKWRTPVTFEYDNLNIISMSPPSSGGICLAQIMLQIEDYKLDEFGHNTLKTIQVITEAERRAYADRSFYLGDPDFVTIPQDHLISANYLNGRMADFSFDKATPSTKVSHGTVDIIESNETTHYSIVDQFGNAIAVTTTLNSGYGSKLYSPELGFFFNNEMDDFSSKPGIPNVYGLIGAEANSILPEKRMLSSMTPTIVEKDDKLFMTLGTPGGSTIITSVMQTILNVHEFEMTMQEAVNAPRFHHQWLPDTIRMEPDSFDPELIDQLQAKGYNITQENADVIGKVDGILVLDNGQLEGGADRRGDDKAIGF encoded by the coding sequence ATGAAAAAATTAATCCTAGTTACGCTTATTGCGGTTTCTTTTTACAGTTGTAAAACAGATAAAAATCGAGGTTTAATTGCAGAAAAAGCAATTGTAGTTTCTGCTCGAGAAGAAGCTTCAAAAATTGGAACCAGTATTTTAAAACAAGGCGGAAACGTTTTTGACGCTATGATTGCAACAGACTTAGCTTTAGCCGTTTGCTACCCTTATGCGGGTAATATTGGAGGCGGTGGTTTTATGGTGTATCGTTTAGAAGATGGCCGTTTTGGCGCTTTAGATTATCGTGAAAAAGCTTCAAAAGCTGCCACAAAAAACATGTATTTAGACAGTTTAGGCCATGTTATTCCTGATTTAAGTACCAAAGGCGCATTGGCAGTTGGTATCCCTGGTACAATTGCAGGTCTATTTGAAGTACATGACAAATTTGGAACACTACCCATAGAAACCATCATGCAACCTGTGATAGATTTAGCAAAGCGTGGTTTTGTAATTACAAAAAAAGACCAAGCTGTTTTAGACGAAAAACGTCAGGTGTTTTTAGAAGTAAACAAAAAACCTATCCTTTTTAGTAAGTCATGGAAGGCTAACGATACCATCAAGCAACCTAACTTAGCAAAAACATTAGAAGCCATTATGCGTAATGGTAGAGATGAATTTTATAAAGGGGAAACGGCTCAAAAACTAGCGGCTTTTATTCAAGAGAATGGTGGAATTATAAGCACTGAAGATTTAGCCAGTTACGAAGCTAAATGGAGAACACCTGTTACTTTTGAATACGATAATTTAAATATCATATCTATGTCACCGCCCTCTAGTGGTGGGATTTGTTTAGCGCAAATCATGTTACAAATTGAAGATTACAAGCTAGACGAATTTGGACATAATACCCTTAAAACGATTCAAGTGATCACGGAAGCAGAGCGTCGTGCCTACGCCGATCGAAGCTTTTATTTAGGTGATCCTGATTTTGTAACCATACCACAAGACCATTTAATAAGCGCTAATTATTTAAATGGTAGAATGGCTGATTTTAGTTTTGATAAAGCGACACCATCAACCAAAGTGTCACATGGAACAGTAGATATTATTGAAAGTAATGAAACAACACACTACTCTATTGTCGATCAATTTGGAAATGCAATAGCAGTAACAACCACTTTAAACTCAGGATATGGTTCTAAATTATACAGTCCAGAGTTAGGTTTCTTTTTTAACAACGAAATGGATGATTTTTCTAGCAAGCCAGGTATTCCTAATGTATACGGGTTAATTGGCGCTGAAGCGAATTCAATTCTACCTGAAAAACGTATGTTAAGCTCTATGACACCAACTATTGTCGAGAAAGATGATAAACTATTTATGACTTTAGGGACGCCGGGAGGATCAACAATAATCACTTCCGTCATGCAAACTATTTTAAATGTACACGAATTTGAAATGACCATGCAAGAGGCTGTTAATGCACCACGATTCCATCACCAATGGTTACCCGATACGATCAGAATGGAGCCTGACTCATTTGATCCCGAATTAATAGATCAACTGCAAGCTAAAGGTTATAATATAACGCAAGAAAATGCGGATGTTATTGGTAAAGTGGATGGTATTTTAGTTTTAGATAATGGACAATTGGAAGGTGGAGCGGACCGACGTGGAGACGATAAAGCTATTGGTTTTTGA
- a CDS encoding ACP phosphodiesterase: MNFLAHIYLSGNNKKITIGNFIADGIRGNKYDHFEDEIQTGILLHLQIDTFTDAHPTVRKSTKRLHENYGHYSGIIVDILYDHYLAKNWSKYSDEPLADYIDNFYETLEDNFEILPQRIQKMMPHMLADNWLLSYASIEGIAKVLEGMNKRTKNKSKMNLAVNELQEFYNEFEAEFTSFFEDLIAFSNDTLATLQSR; encoded by the coding sequence ATGAATTTTCTAGCACACATATATCTTTCCGGAAATAATAAAAAAATAACTATTGGTAATTTTATTGCTGATGGGATTAGAGGTAATAAATACGACCATTTTGAGGACGAAATCCAAACAGGTATTCTATTACATTTACAAATTGACACCTTTACGGACGCACACCCTACAGTAAGAAAAAGCACCAAACGCTTACACGAAAACTACGGGCATTATTCGGGTATTATTGTAGACATTTTATACGATCATTATTTAGCAAAAAACTGGTCTAAATATTCTGACGAACCCTTGGCTGATTATATCGATAATTTTTATGAAACACTTGAGGATAATTTTGAAATTTTACCACAACGGATTCAAAAAATGATGCCACATATGTTGGCTGATAATTGGCTACTAAGTTATGCATCTATCGAAGGGATAGCCAAAGTATTAGAAGGCATGAATAAACGCACTAAAAATAAGTCTAAGATGAATTTAGCTGTTAACGAATTACAAGAATTTTATAATGAATTTGAAGCTGAATTCACTAGCTTTTTTGAGGACTTAATTGCTTTTTCAAACGACACTTTAGCCACTTTACAATCTAGATAA
- a CDS encoding acyltransferase family protein, with product MKRLPNLDVLRFVLTVVVVFFHLPQLTRNQGLPYFIDAPIFNRGMEAVYMFFVLSGFLIIKLIYNAKQKGVFSIRKFYVRRMLRIFPLYYLITVFGFLFYWVVLPKIGIPFENNYQLTEGVLLVVFFLPNVFAELHMPGGILEILWSIGIEEQFYIVIAPVLFLINKNRILQFLIVFTSIYFVVFHLEVFSVLGNYIMVFFFLFFGGIIAILEEKKQLEFLKQSKVIPITIVFLTLLYFTTSIFHFESSVLFNLLTMVLFGLFIHTITHNNLGIDIKNKTLNYLGKISYGLYMYHVIALNAVVFLFLKLQKADLFNDRLTIILMYILTFILTIAIAHLSYKYFESYFLKLKNKFRE from the coding sequence TTGAAACGATTACCCAATTTAGATGTTTTACGTTTTGTGCTCACGGTGGTTGTTGTGTTTTTTCATTTACCACAATTAACTCGTAATCAAGGCCTCCCTTATTTTATAGACGCGCCAATTTTTAATCGCGGTATGGAAGCAGTCTATATGTTTTTTGTGTTAAGTGGTTTTTTAATTATCAAATTAATTTACAACGCTAAGCAAAAGGGCGTTTTTTCAATTCGGAAATTTTATGTCAGACGAATGTTAAGAATATTTCCTTTGTATTATTTAATTACCGTTTTTGGCTTTTTATTTTACTGGGTAGTTTTACCAAAAATAGGCATCCCTTTTGAAAATAATTACCAATTAACGGAAGGTGTTTTATTGGTTGTTTTTTTCTTACCCAATGTATTTGCAGAATTACATATGCCAGGCGGTATTTTAGAAATATTGTGGTCTATTGGTATTGAAGAGCAGTTTTATATTGTTATCGCGCCAGTATTGTTTTTGATTAATAAAAATAGAATATTACAATTTTTGATTGTTTTTACCAGTATATATTTTGTGGTGTTTCATCTAGAAGTCTTTAGTGTTTTAGGTAATTATATTATGGTCTTTTTCTTTCTGTTTTTCGGAGGGATTATTGCTATTCTTGAAGAAAAAAAGCAATTAGAGTTTTTGAAACAATCAAAAGTAATCCCTATAACGATTGTCTTTTTAACTTTGTTATACTTTACAACGTCTATATTTCATTTTGAATCTAGCGTGCTATTTAATTTACTAACAATGGTACTGTTTGGTCTATTTATACACACCATTACACATAATAATTTAGGAATAGACATTAAAAACAAAACACTTAATTATTTAGGAAAAATATCTTACGGATTATATATGTATCATGTTATCGCATTAAACGCTGTAGTTTTCTTATTTTTGAAACTACAAAAGGCAGACTTATTTAATGATAGATTAACTATAATCTTGATGTATATACTAACCTTTATATTAACTATTGCAATAGCACATTTGTCTTATAAATATTTCGAAAGCTATTTTTTAAAACTTAAAAACAAATTTAGAGAATGA
- the glmM gene encoding phosphoglucosamine mutase produces MTLIKSISGIRGTIGGTVGENLTPIDAVKFASAYGTWLKQQRNKTDYKVVVGRDARLSGDMIQNLVMNTLVGLGIHVVDLGLSTTPTVEIAVPMEHADGGIILTASHNPKQWNALKLLNAKGEFLDGAEGQKILEIAESDAMTFAEVDDLGQITKNDAYIDIHIDEVLDLDYVNQKAIEDANFKVVVDGVNSTGGIAIPLLLERLGVEAVKLYCDPTGHFPHNPEPLKEHLGDLSNEVKKHKADFGIVVDPDVDRLAFMDENGEMFGEEYTLVACADWILSQNPGNTVSNMSSTRALRDITEKHGGTYEASAVGEVNVVALMKKNNAVIGGEGNGGIIYPESHYGRDALVGVALFLSLLAERKLSVSELRKTYTSYFMSKKKIQLTPTLDVDAILKAMEEKYSNENLTTIDGVKIDFAESWAHLRKSNTEPIIRIYTEAKRQSEADSLADKIIAEIKQIANI; encoded by the coding sequence ATGACACTTATAAAATCTATATCAGGAATTAGAGGAACTATTGGAGGAACCGTTGGAGAAAACTTAACACCAATTGATGCTGTAAAATTTGCATCAGCTTATGGGACGTGGTTAAAACAACAGCGTAACAAAACAGACTATAAGGTTGTTGTTGGTCGTGATGCCCGATTGTCTGGGGATATGATTCAAAATTTAGTAATGAATACGTTAGTAGGATTAGGGATTCACGTTGTGGATTTAGGATTGTCTACAACACCTACAGTGGAGATTGCTGTCCCTATGGAGCATGCGGATGGTGGCATTATATTAACTGCTAGCCATAATCCAAAACAATGGAATGCTTTAAAATTGTTGAATGCGAAAGGTGAGTTTTTAGATGGCGCAGAAGGACAAAAGATTTTGGAAATTGCAGAATCTGATGCCATGACCTTTGCAGAGGTTGATGACTTAGGGCAGATCACTAAAAACGATGCTTATATTGATATACATATTGATGAGGTTTTAGATTTGGACTATGTAAATCAAAAAGCCATTGAAGACGCTAATTTTAAAGTCGTTGTTGATGGTGTAAATAGTACAGGAGGAATTGCGATTCCATTGTTGCTAGAACGTTTAGGCGTGGAAGCGGTTAAGTTGTATTGCGATCCAACAGGTCATTTTCCGCACAATCCAGAACCATTAAAAGAGCATTTAGGTGATTTGTCTAACGAAGTAAAGAAGCACAAAGCTGATTTTGGTATTGTTGTAGACCCGGATGTCGATAGATTAGCTTTTATGGATGAAAACGGAGAGATGTTTGGAGAAGAGTATACGCTTGTTGCTTGTGCAGATTGGATATTGAGCCAAAACCCAGGGAATACAGTAAGTAATATGAGCTCGACTAGAGCCTTACGTGATATTACAGAAAAGCATGGAGGTACTTATGAAGCCTCTGCGGTAGGAGAGGTTAATGTTGTGGCTTTAATGAAAAAAAACAATGCTGTTATTGGAGGTGAAGGTAACGGAGGCATTATATATCCAGAGTCACACTACGGTCGTGATGCATTAGTAGGTGTCGCTTTATTTTTAAGCTTATTAGCGGAAAGAAAATTAAGTGTTAGCGAATTGCGTAAAACGTATACGAGTTACTTTATGAGTAAAAAGAAAATACAATTAACACCAACGTTAGACGTCGATGCTATTTTAAAGGCAATGGAAGAAAAATATAGCAACGAAAATTTAACGACAATTGATGGGGTTAAAATAGATTTTGCTGAAAGCTGGGCACATCTACGTAAGAGTAATACGGAGCCAATTATCAGAATTTACACGGAAGCAAAGCGTCAATCTGAAGCCGATAGCTTAGCAGATAAAATTATTGCAGAAATCAAGCAAATCGCTAATATTTAG